In one window of Pseudodesulfovibrio sediminis DNA:
- a CDS encoding MBL fold metallo-hydrolase, translating into MIVSFAGVGEAFDETLPNTSVLVESGSSSILLDCGFSASCGFWGLAKNPLDLDAVYISHFHGDHYFGLPSLIVRSVEEGRRKRLTILGPSGIESRVNRLLELAYSNVRTKAKFELFFIECDPDEDIKHSGFRFRFAMSSHSMPSLGVRLDAGGKSLFYSGDGAPTFATAELARGCDMLIMESYILDADAPGHGSVDSSLELARQTGAGICALVHVQRIVRRTQKGRIMAKLNGVDGFKAVLPESGDSFDL; encoded by the coding sequence ATGATAGTGAGTTTTGCCGGGGTGGGCGAAGCCTTTGATGAGACTTTGCCCAATACTTCAGTATTGGTGGAATCCGGTTCCTCCTCCATACTGCTTGATTGCGGTTTTTCAGCTTCCTGCGGGTTTTGGGGGTTGGCAAAAAACCCGCTCGATCTGGACGCAGTCTACATTTCACATTTTCACGGAGACCATTATTTTGGCCTGCCGTCGCTTATTGTCCGTTCCGTTGAAGAAGGACGCAGAAAACGCTTGACCATCCTCGGCCCGAGTGGAATTGAATCTCGAGTCAACCGATTGCTTGAGCTGGCGTATTCCAATGTTCGGACCAAGGCGAAATTCGAGCTGTTTTTTATCGAGTGCGATCCTGATGAGGATATCAAACACTCCGGTTTCAGATTTCGTTTTGCCATGAGCAGCCACTCCATGCCTTCACTTGGTGTTCGTCTGGATGCCGGGGGTAAATCGCTGTTCTATTCCGGCGACGGAGCCCCCACTTTCGCTACTGCGGAGCTGGCCAGGGGATGTGATATGCTTATCATGGAATCGTATATTCTGGATGCGGATGCGCCCGGCCACGGCTCGGTGGACTCCTCTCTTGAGCTTGCCAGGCAGACCGGGGCCGGTATATGTGCGTTGGTCCATGTGCAGCGCATTGTCAGACGGACGCAGAAAGGGCGCATCATGGCCAAGCTGAACGGTGTCGATGGTTTCAAGGCCGTCTTGCCTGAAAGCGGAGATAGTTTCGACCTTTAA